The following coding sequences are from one Mycobacterium bourgelatii window:
- a CDS encoding GAP family protein — protein MWTMVLLLGLGMAIDPARLGLAVVMLSRRRPIINLFAFWVGGMLAGVGIGVCALLVMREITMAAIQGAVSAANEFREATAILSGGRLQVAMGVLMLLLAARMVIRARANAGIPAAVSDGGLSTLTMERPPTGIFARLGARTQNMLNCDVVWPAFVVGVASSAPPFESLIALTVIMASGAELATQFGAFVVFTLLVLAVIEIPLVGYLAMPQKTEQMMLRLQDWVRTNRQQISLILLTVVGFIFLYQGVTSL, from the coding sequence ATGTGGACGATGGTGCTACTTCTGGGCCTTGGGATGGCGATTGACCCGGCGCGGCTGGGTCTCGCTGTCGTCATGCTGTCACGCCGCCGCCCGATCATCAATCTTTTTGCGTTCTGGGTGGGCGGCATGCTGGCGGGCGTCGGCATTGGCGTATGCGCGCTGCTGGTCATGCGTGAAATCACCATGGCGGCAATTCAAGGCGCGGTGTCTGCGGCCAATGAGTTCAGGGAAGCAACCGCGATCCTTTCCGGCGGACGCCTTCAGGTCGCGATGGGCGTGCTCATGTTGCTGTTGGCGGCGCGCATGGTGATTCGTGCCCGTGCCAACGCCGGAATACCGGCAGCCGTCTCCGACGGGGGGCTGTCCACCCTGACGATGGAGCGGCCGCCGACAGGGATTTTCGCGCGGCTGGGCGCCCGCACCCAGAACATGTTGAACTGTGACGTGGTTTGGCCGGCTTTCGTTGTCGGCGTTGCCTCTTCGGCCCCGCCGTTCGAGAGCCTGATCGCATTGACGGTCATCATGGCCTCGGGAGCCGAGCTCGCCACGCAATTCGGCGCGTTCGTCGTCTTCACGCTCCTGGTGCTTGCGGTCATCGAGATTCCGCTGGTCGGTTACCTGGCGATGCCGCAGAAAACCGAGCAGATGATGTTGCGGTTGCAAGACTGGGTACGTACCAACCGTCAGCAGATCTCCCTCATTCTGCTGACCGTGGTCGGGTTCATCTTCTTGTACCAAGGCGTGACCAGTCTCTGA
- a CDS encoding glycosyltransferase family 2 protein: protein MNPGEIAESTAKPLVSVCIPTYNNSGTIARCLASVLEQRGVDFEIVVVDDDSTDDCAAIVESMLRPGDRLIRNQPRLGLNRNHNRCLELARGDLIQFVHGDDWLLPGALQTLTRCFDDPTVGMAFTPRRVDTDDLEWRQRYGNVHTHFRNLRERNHGPSLVLQMVLRGAKDNWIGEPTCVMFRRQLALDAGGFRTDIYQLVDVDFWMRLMLRSTVCFVPEELSVRSHTTATETTRVMATRRNLLDQQRILTWMIVDPVSPASVRSAAALWWLPAWLAMMIEVAVLGPQRRLHLKALAPAPFREFAHARRQLGLAD, encoded by the coding sequence TTGAACCCCGGCGAAATCGCGGAGTCCACGGCCAAGCCGCTTGTCTCCGTATGTATCCCGACATACAACAACAGCGGCACCATCGCGCGCTGTCTGGCCAGCGTGCTGGAACAGCGGGGTGTCGACTTCGAGATCGTGGTCGTTGACGACGATTCGACCGACGACTGTGCGGCCATCGTCGAATCGATGCTCCGGCCCGGAGACCGGCTGATACGCAATCAACCTCGGCTCGGGCTCAACCGAAACCACAACAGATGCCTGGAACTCGCGCGCGGCGATCTGATCCAGTTCGTACACGGCGACGACTGGCTGCTTCCGGGAGCCTTGCAGACACTGACCCGGTGTTTCGACGACCCAACCGTCGGAATGGCTTTCACGCCCCGGCGAGTGGACACCGACGACCTCGAATGGCGGCAGCGGTACGGCAACGTGCACACGCACTTCAGGAACCTCCGCGAGCGCAACCACGGACCGTCCCTCGTCCTGCAGATGGTGCTTCGGGGCGCCAAGGACAATTGGATCGGCGAACCGACCTGCGTGATGTTCCGTCGCCAGCTGGCATTGGATGCCGGTGGCTTTCGAACGGACATCTACCAGCTGGTCGACGTGGATTTCTGGATGCGCTTGATGCTCAGATCAACGGTCTGCTTTGTCCCCGAGGAGCTCTCCGTACGCAGTCACACCACCGCCACCGAAACCACTCGGGTCATGGCGACCCGGCGCAACCTGCTCGACCAGCAACGCATCCTCACCTGGATGATCGTGGACCCGGTGTCGCCGGCGAGCGTACGCAGCGCCGCTGCGTTGTGGTGGTTGCCCGCATGGCTGGCGATGATGATTGAGGTAGCCGTGTTGGGGCCCCAGCGGCGGCTGCACCTGAAGGCACTGGCGCCCGCCCCCTTCCGGGAGTTCGCTCACGCCCGCCGGCAGCTGGGCCTCGCCGACTAA
- a CDS encoding DegT/DnrJ/EryC1/StrS family aminotransferase, which yields MGSEIPFIRPSFPGPAELAEDFAEISGANWYTNFGPKERQFARAMGDYLGPDLHVATFANGTMALIAALHTTFGAGTRDRYLLMPSFTFVGVAQAALWTGYRPWFVDIDPTTWQPSAASARAVLERSRDQIAGIVLANVFGVGNPDIGVWEDLAAEWELPIVVDSAAAFGSSYGAGERVGGRGACEIFSLHATKPFAVGEGGALVSRDRLLVERAYNFQNFGFARSGESAQLGMNGKLQEISAAIGLRQLVGLDHRLASRRRVLESYRAGLAGLDVRFQPNADASSLCFASVCCTSAAHKAAVLASLRRHAIQARDYYNPPQHRHAYFVNNAELVESTDLTNTEDICSRIVSLPVHDHMAARDIARVIAAVRKGSGGD from the coding sequence ATGGGCTCTGAGATCCCCTTCATCCGTCCGAGTTTTCCCGGCCCCGCCGAGCTGGCCGAGGATTTCGCCGAGATCTCCGGTGCCAACTGGTACACGAACTTCGGTCCCAAAGAGCGACAGTTTGCCCGCGCGATGGGTGACTACCTCGGGCCCGACCTGCATGTAGCCACCTTCGCAAACGGGACGATGGCGCTGATCGCGGCGCTGCACACCACGTTCGGTGCCGGCACCCGCGACCGCTACCTGCTGATGCCGTCCTTCACCTTCGTCGGCGTAGCCCAGGCCGCGCTCTGGACCGGCTACCGGCCCTGGTTCGTCGACATCGACCCCACCACGTGGCAGCCCAGTGCCGCCTCCGCTCGCGCGGTCTTGGAACGATCACGCGACCAGATTGCGGGCATCGTGCTTGCCAATGTGTTCGGCGTCGGAAACCCCGACATCGGAGTCTGGGAGGATCTCGCCGCCGAATGGGAGCTGCCGATCGTCGTCGATTCCGCGGCGGCCTTCGGCTCGTCCTACGGCGCCGGCGAACGCGTCGGTGGACGAGGCGCCTGCGAGATCTTCTCCCTGCACGCGACCAAGCCGTTCGCGGTGGGTGAGGGCGGCGCGCTGGTCTCCCGCGATCGGTTGTTGGTCGAGCGCGCATACAACTTTCAGAATTTCGGCTTCGCCAGGTCGGGGGAGTCCGCGCAGCTCGGGATGAACGGAAAGCTGCAGGAGATCAGCGCCGCGATCGGTCTGCGACAGCTCGTCGGGCTCGACCACCGCCTGGCAAGCCGCCGCAGGGTCTTGGAGAGCTATCGCGCCGGTCTCGCCGGGCTGGATGTGCGTTTCCAGCCCAATGCCGACGCCTCGTCGCTGTGCTTCGCAAGCGTGTGCTGCACATCCGCAGCCCACAAGGCCGCGGTTCTGGCCAGTCTGCGTCGGCACGCGATCCAGGCCCGTGACTATTACAACCCGCCCCAACACCGGCACGCGTATTTCGTCAACAACGCCGAGTTGGTCGAGTCGACGGATCTGACCAACACGGAAGACATCTGCTCGCGGATCGTGTCGCTGCCTGTCCACGACCATATGGCCGCGCGGGACATCGCCCGGGTCATCGCCGCCGTCAGGAAGGGAAGTGGCGGTGACTGA
- a CDS encoding glycosyltransferase translates to MTESGGGAPPKVSVVAITYNQEAFIRAALDGFVAQKTDFPVEVIVADDASTDATPDIIREYADRYPSLIRPIFRPTNIGVHANFTATLAAARGEYIALCEGDDYWTDPMKLSKQVKFMDEHPATTVCFHPVRVIYDDGTDDTEFPPLKWRGDLSLEALLARNFIQTNSVVYRRQPHYDDIPAKIMPIDWYLHVRHAIGGEIAMLPETMAVYRRHPQGIWYSADYDRPKFWVTRGYGFAATLNAMLDLFPGDRAREEIVAEMSEWALREIAKVPGPEARATLHAVIADYPRMTTLSLQHRWKRTPWRRFKRRVSSDVADLRALVHAYSARILRSRQAPGGNASAAAAGLHTT, encoded by the coding sequence GTGACTGAATCGGGGGGCGGCGCTCCGCCGAAAGTCAGTGTCGTCGCCATCACCTACAACCAAGAGGCGTTCATCCGTGCGGCGCTCGACGGCTTTGTCGCCCAAAAGACCGATTTCCCAGTCGAAGTCATCGTCGCCGACGATGCCTCCACCGACGCCACGCCGGACATCATTCGGGAGTACGCCGACCGCTACCCAAGCCTGATTCGGCCGATCTTCCGGCCCACAAACATCGGTGTCCACGCGAACTTCACGGCTACCCTGGCCGCGGCTCGGGGCGAGTACATCGCGTTGTGCGAAGGCGACGACTACTGGACAGATCCGATGAAGCTCTCCAAACAAGTCAAGTTCATGGACGAGCATCCAGCGACCACCGTGTGCTTCCACCCGGTGCGAGTGATCTACGACGACGGGACGGACGACACGGAGTTCCCTCCCCTGAAATGGCGCGGCGACTTGAGCCTGGAAGCCCTACTGGCGCGGAACTTCATCCAGACCAACTCGGTCGTCTATCGCCGCCAGCCGCACTACGACGACATCCCGGCCAAAATCATGCCGATCGACTGGTACCTGCATGTGCGGCACGCGATAGGTGGTGAGATCGCGATGCTGCCCGAGACCATGGCGGTGTATCGCCGCCACCCACAAGGCATTTGGTATTCCGCGGACTATGACCGCCCGAAGTTCTGGGTCACTCGGGGCTACGGATTCGCGGCGACGCTCAATGCGATGCTCGACCTGTTTCCAGGAGACCGCGCTCGCGAGGAGATCGTCGCCGAGATGTCCGAGTGGGCACTTCGTGAGATCGCCAAGGTGCCCGGCCCGGAAGCCCGCGCGACGCTCCATGCCGTCATCGCGGACTATCCGCGGATGACGACGCTGTCCCTGCAACACCGGTGGAAGCGCACGCCCTGGCGGCGGTTCAAGCGCAGAGTTTCCTCCGACGTCGCGGATCTGCGGGCGCTTGTGCACGCATACTCGGCACGCATACTCCGGTCGCGTCAAGCGCCAGGCGGCAACGCCTCGGCCGCGGCAGCCGGCTTGCACACGACGTAA
- a CDS encoding class I SAM-dependent methyltransferase: MTGNMLSNVHHQARRLFFAGPRQCNVCGNRVRFRSVTRALGRTLSGYEFPFSLDDFETLNHRQYLCQLCGSTDRDRLYKLYLDRFLPPGAATLRFVEFAPAAPLAGYLRGRNDLDYRSADLMMDGVDDVVDITEMPIYADGSVDFFLCSHVLEHVSDDARALRELYRILTPGGRGIIMTPVTPEGSFDEDPAVTDERERWRRFAQGDHVRLYDRSTLCSRISAIGFEVAALDSRTFGQEAFARHAIAAGSVLYVVCKPAAAAEALPPGA; the protein is encoded by the coding sequence ATGACAGGGAACATGCTTTCGAACGTCCATCACCAAGCGCGCCGACTCTTCTTCGCGGGGCCACGACAGTGCAACGTCTGCGGCAACCGGGTGCGCTTCAGGAGCGTCACCCGCGCACTCGGCCGCACGCTGTCCGGGTACGAATTTCCTTTCTCGCTAGACGACTTCGAAACGCTGAACCACCGCCAATACCTATGTCAGCTATGCGGTTCCACCGACCGGGACCGGCTCTACAAGCTCTACCTGGACCGTTTCCTGCCGCCCGGCGCCGCGACGCTGCGGTTTGTCGAGTTCGCGCCCGCGGCGCCGCTGGCAGGTTACCTACGCGGCCGCAACGACCTCGATTACCGCTCAGCCGATCTGATGATGGACGGCGTGGACGACGTCGTCGACATCACCGAGATGCCGATCTACGCAGACGGTTCCGTCGATTTCTTCCTGTGCTCCCACGTCCTGGAACACGTCTCCGATGACGCCCGCGCCCTCAGGGAGCTTTATCGGATACTGACGCCCGGCGGGCGCGGCATCATCATGACCCCGGTGACGCCGGAGGGCAGCTTCGACGAAGATCCCGCGGTCACCGATGAAAGGGAGCGGTGGCGCCGCTTCGCCCAGGGTGACCATGTGCGCCTCTACGACCGCTCCACGCTGTGCTCGCGCATCAGCGCCATTGGTTTCGAGGTGGCCGCGCTCGACTCGCGCACCTTTGGCCAGGAAGCGTTTGCCCGGCACGCGATCGCGGCGGGTTCGGTTCTTTACGTCGTGTGCAAGCCGGCTGCCGCGGCCGAGGCGTTGCCGCCTGGCGCTTGA
- a CDS encoding FAD/NAD(P)-binding protein: MSTDCTFDIVFIGSGIACSMTLLELAQALLDGSATPAKLRIAVVERDEQFWCGIPYGPRTSPRSLAIQKLDEFVHEPERSAYISWLERNKARWLATFRERGADAAARWIRDNGEAVTDNRWGELYLPRYLFGLFIAEQVDAAIAALRKRDLADLITIRAEAVSARSVTGRHIIGLRTAEGGSTEIEADKVVMATGSPPSKPLAGRGSNPVSGAAFTYINDLYEPCEEGNLGRLREALDRVEQPDQRNVLVVGSNATSLEVLYLMRHDRRIRERLHSITVISRSGMLPYMICEEPPEFEFPWLNELLAMEAPRAVDLMAAIRADLEIAEKRALNLADLYAAIGVLLGQALSKMDRVEQEEFYCEHGMNFTKLVRRAGRDCRQASDELAAAGKLTMLAGEVLRVDACPSGEPFARVTYRTAGSERTHPDSFAAVVNCAGFEELDACSAPFLVSAMQNGLCRPNRTNRGLLVNGDFEASPNFYVVGPLLGGNFNSNIRFWHVENAPRIRSLAKSLAAHLVASLQPHEPSTRLNLCLTE, translated from the coding sequence ATGAGCACAGACTGTACCTTCGACATCGTATTCATCGGCAGCGGTATTGCCTGTTCCATGACGTTGTTGGAGCTCGCCCAGGCCCTGCTGGACGGTTCGGCGACCCCGGCCAAGCTGCGCATCGCCGTGGTAGAGCGCGACGAGCAATTCTGGTGCGGCATCCCCTACGGCCCGCGCACCAGTCCCCGATCGCTGGCCATCCAGAAGCTGGACGAGTTCGTCCACGAGCCCGAACGGTCGGCCTACATCTCCTGGCTGGAGCGGAACAAGGCGCGCTGGCTGGCAACGTTTCGGGAGCGGGGCGCCGACGCCGCGGCGCGCTGGATCCGCGACAACGGCGAAGCGGTGACTGACAATCGATGGGGTGAGCTCTACCTGCCGCGGTACCTCTTCGGCCTCTTCATCGCCGAGCAGGTGGACGCCGCCATCGCCGCGCTCCGCAAACGAGACCTAGCCGACCTAATTACCATCCGGGCCGAGGCCGTCAGCGCCCGCTCGGTGACCGGTCGACACATCATCGGACTCCGCACGGCTGAGGGCGGTTCGACGGAGATCGAGGCGGACAAGGTGGTGATGGCGACCGGCAGTCCGCCGTCGAAGCCACTTGCGGGACGCGGTTCAAACCCCGTCAGCGGGGCCGCGTTCACCTACATCAACGACCTCTACGAGCCATGCGAGGAGGGCAACCTGGGACGGCTGCGCGAGGCGCTCGACCGCGTGGAGCAGCCGGACCAGCGCAATGTGCTGGTGGTGGGTTCCAACGCCACGTCACTGGAAGTCCTTTACCTCATGCGCCACGACCGGCGGATCCGCGAACGGCTGCATTCCATCACCGTCATTTCGCGCTCCGGCATGCTGCCTTACATGATTTGTGAGGAGCCACCCGAATTCGAGTTTCCCTGGCTTAACGAACTTCTCGCGATGGAGGCGCCGCGGGCGGTGGATCTGATGGCGGCAATTCGAGCCGACCTCGAGATCGCCGAAAAGCGGGCACTGAACCTGGCCGACCTGTACGCGGCGATCGGCGTCCTGTTGGGGCAAGCCTTAAGCAAGATGGATCGAGTTGAGCAAGAAGAGTTTTACTGCGAACACGGCATGAACTTCACCAAGCTGGTACGACGCGCCGGACGCGATTGCCGGCAAGCATCGGATGAGCTTGCCGCAGCAGGCAAGCTGACCATGCTGGCCGGCGAGGTGTTGCGCGTAGATGCGTGCCCCTCCGGCGAACCGTTCGCTAGGGTCACCTACCGCACCGCGGGTTCCGAGCGCACACACCCTGATTCGTTTGCGGCGGTGGTGAATTGCGCCGGATTCGAAGAACTGGATGCGTGCAGCGCCCCGTTCCTGGTCAGCGCGATGCAAAACGGCCTTTGTCGACCCAACCGCACCAACCGGGGACTCTTGGTCAACGGCGACTTCGAAGCCAGCCCAAATTTCTATGTGGTCGGGCCACTGCTGGGCGGCAATTTCAATTCGAATATCCGCTTCTGGCACGTGGAGAACGCGCCGCGCATTCGCTCGCTGGCGAAATCGCTTGCCGCGCACCTGGTCGCTTCGCTGCAGCCGCACGAGCCGTCGACGCGTCTGAACCTTTGCCTGACCGAATGA
- a CDS encoding AMP-binding protein, with protein MSVVESSLPTVLRERASFQPNDTALTFTDYEQSWDGVVESVTWSQLYRRVLNLAAQLKEVGSTGDRALILAPQNLNYVVSFLASLHAGIIAVPLSVPQGGAHDERTAAVMADTRPTIILTGSSVVDNVTPYVQTEAGQKPPAIIEVDRLDLDARTKGGSRAPIPGNPDVLYLQYTSGSTRTPAGVMVSNKNLFANFEQIMSGYYRQYGKVAPPGSTVVSWLPFYHDMGFILGLIMPILAGMPAKLSSPTGFLARPAHWIQELANNDLGFTAAPNFAFDIAARRVKDEDLAGLDLGRVHAILNGSERVQPATLRRFIDRFAPFNLQPKAVRPSYGMAEAVVFVATREAGDPPKVVSFDANKLPDGQAVVSEEEGATPLVSYGVVDTQLVRIVDPDTGLECPEGGVGEIWVHGENVASGYWEKPEVSENIFRAKIVNPSEGTPEGPWLRTGDSGFISDGEIYILGRIKDLLIVYGRNHSPDDIEATIQTISPGRCAAIAVPHDGVEKLVAIIEMKKKNETDEEAAERLGAVKREVTSAISKSHGLAVADLVLVSQGSIPITTSGKIRRAQCVELYRQDEFVRLDA; from the coding sequence ATGTCCGTGGTTGAGTCCTCACTTCCTACTGTGCTGCGCGAGCGCGCGAGTTTCCAGCCGAACGACACCGCCCTGACTTTCACCGATTACGAGCAGTCGTGGGACGGTGTTGTCGAGAGCGTCACGTGGTCTCAGCTGTATCGGCGAGTGCTCAACCTCGCCGCGCAGCTCAAAGAGGTCGGTTCGACGGGTGACCGGGCGCTGATCCTCGCACCGCAGAACCTCAACTACGTCGTCAGCTTCCTTGCCTCACTGCACGCCGGAATCATCGCCGTCCCGCTGTCCGTCCCGCAGGGTGGCGCGCACGACGAGCGCACGGCCGCGGTGATGGCCGACACGAGGCCGACGATCATCCTCACGGGGTCGTCCGTAGTCGACAACGTGACCCCGTACGTGCAGACCGAGGCCGGCCAGAAGCCGCCCGCAATCATCGAGGTCGACCGACTGGACCTGGACGCTCGGACAAAGGGCGGTTCCCGCGCACCGATCCCGGGCAACCCGGATGTCCTGTACCTGCAATACACCTCGGGTTCCACCCGCACACCCGCCGGCGTGATGGTCTCCAACAAGAACCTTTTCGCCAATTTCGAACAGATCATGTCCGGCTACTACCGGCAGTACGGCAAGGTCGCCCCGCCGGGGTCGACCGTGGTGTCCTGGTTGCCCTTCTATCACGACATGGGCTTCATCCTGGGGCTGATCATGCCGATTCTGGCCGGTATGCCCGCCAAGCTGAGCAGCCCCACCGGCTTCCTGGCGCGACCGGCCCACTGGATTCAGGAATTGGCGAACAATGACCTGGGATTCACGGCCGCACCGAATTTCGCTTTCGACATCGCGGCACGCCGAGTAAAAGACGAGGACCTGGCCGGGCTGGACCTCGGCCGTGTGCACGCCATCCTCAACGGCAGCGAGCGCGTACAACCCGCCACCCTGCGGCGCTTCATCGATCGATTTGCCCCGTTCAACCTGCAGCCCAAGGCGGTACGCCCCTCCTATGGGATGGCCGAGGCGGTGGTGTTTGTCGCAACTCGCGAGGCCGGTGACCCGCCGAAAGTCGTCAGCTTCGATGCCAACAAGCTGCCGGACGGGCAAGCGGTGGTGTCCGAGGAGGAAGGCGCGACCCCACTGGTCAGCTACGGAGTGGTGGACACCCAGCTGGTGCGCATCGTCGACCCCGACACCGGGCTCGAGTGCCCGGAGGGCGGTGTCGGTGAGATCTGGGTGCACGGCGAAAACGTCGCCTCGGGCTATTGGGAAAAGCCCGAAGTGTCCGAAAACATCTTCCGCGCAAAGATTGTCAACCCCTCCGAAGGAACGCCGGAGGGTCCGTGGTTGCGGACCGGGGACTCGGGCTTCATCTCCGACGGTGAGATCTACATCCTGGGTCGCATCAAAGATCTTCTGATTGTCTACGGGCGCAACCATTCTCCCGACGACATCGAGGCGACGATTCAGACCATCAGCCCCGGCCGTTGCGCCGCGATCGCGGTGCCACACGACGGTGTCGAGAAACTGGTCGCGATCATCGAGATGAAGAAAAAGAACGAAACCGACGAAGAGGCCGCCGAACGGTTGGGTGCCGTGAAACGTGAAGTCACGTCGGCGATTTCAAAGTCGCACGGCCTGGCTGTCGCGGATCTCGTTCTGGTGTCCCAGGGTTCGATTCCGATCACCACGAGCGGCAAAATCAGGCGCGCGCAGTGCGTCGAGCTCTACCGTCAGGACGAGTTCGTCCGACTCGACGCGTAG